Proteins from one Halovivax limisalsi genomic window:
- a CDS encoding HEAT repeat domain-containing protein: MCDPGQPPPPARLPELLVDGDDGAVIACLERLGSADADRRKRTLRAVRNVAEDRPAVFEGRVGALEAFLSDDDRAVRLTTAKVFVTLARSQPEHVRPVVDALADRLADDEAFYYVRARCAEALGYVAAEAPEAVADPETLAELRVGLAFDEPEVREKLAKALSHVALGDPSRLRHHVGSLAEHLDDENPYVRYHLCTALVVVGCEQPAELADAAAALRERLDDENPYVRGRAAEALGLLAESTDAVETNSGPDDVTAEDPPAFLTDRVRFYRRRVGAGQSGSAPSDVGTVASVRAGTDDVVAELTAPDGEECPNCGLNVQHGGPPMCPRCGVPR, from the coding sequence ATGTGCGACCCAGGTCAGCCACCACCGCCCGCTCGCCTGCCCGAGCTCCTCGTCGACGGAGATGATGGGGCCGTGATAGCCTGTCTCGAACGGCTCGGAAGCGCCGACGCCGATCGGCGCAAGCGGACGCTACGTGCAGTTCGAAACGTGGCCGAGGACCGTCCGGCCGTCTTCGAGGGGCGAGTCGGCGCGCTCGAAGCGTTCCTTTCCGACGACGATCGAGCCGTCAGACTGACGACCGCGAAGGTATTCGTCACGCTGGCCCGGTCGCAGCCGGAGCACGTCCGGCCCGTCGTCGACGCCCTCGCGGACCGGTTGGCCGACGACGAAGCGTTCTACTACGTCAGGGCGCGGTGTGCCGAAGCGCTGGGGTACGTCGCGGCCGAGGCGCCCGAGGCGGTCGCCGACCCGGAAACGCTCGCGGAGCTTCGCGTCGGGCTCGCGTTCGACGAACCCGAGGTCAGAGAAAAACTGGCGAAGGCGCTTTCCCACGTCGCGCTCGGTGATCCGAGTCGACTCCGCCATCACGTCGGCTCGCTGGCCGAACACCTGGACGACGAGAACCCGTACGTTCGGTATCACCTCTGTACGGCGCTGGTCGTCGTCGGGTGCGAACAGCCGGCGGAACTGGCCGACGCAGCGGCGGCGCTCCGCGAGCGGCTGGACGACGAGAATCCGTACGTTCGGGGACGAGCCGCGGAGGCCCTCGGCCTGCTCGCCGAGTCGACGGACGCGGTGGAGACGAACTCGGGTCCGGACGATGTCACCGCCGAGGACCCGCCGGCGTTCCTCACCGACCGCGTGCGGTTCTACCGGCGACGGGTGGGCGCAGGCCAGTCCGGGTCGGCTCCGTCGGACGTCGGGACGGTAGCGTCGGTTCGAGCAGGAACGGACGACGTCGTCGCGGAACTGACCGCACCCGACGGGGAGGAGTGTCCGAACTGCGGGCTGAACGTACAGCACGGGGGCCCACCGATGTGCCCGCGCTGTGGCGTGCCTCGCTGA
- a CDS encoding ABC transporter substrate-binding protein gives MANEANERATPTRRETIKYGGVVAVGGLGAGCLGGGADADDPAADADDPAAGEEAAGADEETTGTDAETGDDSTDRAGSGYSVSMEPMGTVAFEEPPDTWLAFLSTYGDMGIALGKADGLRGLWDPETMPTAFYDALPGVDVSFDDVTPIANGGEFDKEIFYELDCDVHLLDPNWLGVLADDWSGDDAAEIAAGVGPFLGNYIRRRGDDWHDYRYYTLYEAFEIVAAAFDETERYEAFAAIHDEMLATIEETLPPTADRPTVGLLSVNSDFEAGSFFAYPVQAGNNHKQYRDLGMRGAFDDHIEGSYAEWDYEQLLEVDPDAIVFQYGFTHVSAEAFEARLDAMRDDPIGSQLQAVQTDRLYRGGGSYQGPIVNLFQTEAAARQFYPDAFGEWNGIETLREDDLTVFDRTRVADSINGDG, from the coding sequence ATGGCGAACGAAGCCAACGAGCGGGCGACACCGACGCGAAGAGAGACGATCAAATACGGCGGGGTCGTTGCCGTCGGGGGGCTAGGCGCCGGCTGTCTCGGCGGCGGAGCAGACGCCGACGATCCCGCAGCGGACGCCGACGACCCCGCGGCGGGCGAGGAGGCGGCCGGGGCGGATGAAGAGACGACCGGGACGGATGCGGAAACCGGAGACGACTCGACCGATCGGGCAGGATCCGGGTACTCGGTCTCGATGGAGCCGATGGGGACCGTCGCGTTCGAGGAGCCGCCGGACACCTGGCTCGCGTTTCTCAGCACGTACGGCGACATGGGGATCGCCCTGGGCAAGGCCGACGGGCTCAGAGGACTCTGGGATCCCGAGACGATGCCGACGGCGTTCTACGACGCCCTGCCGGGCGTTGACGTCTCGTTCGACGACGTCACGCCGATCGCGAACGGCGGCGAGTTCGACAAGGAGATCTTCTACGAACTCGACTGCGACGTCCACCTGCTCGATCCCAACTGGCTCGGCGTCCTGGCCGACGACTGGAGCGGGGACGACGCCGCGGAGATCGCCGCCGGAGTCGGACCGTTCCTCGGCAACTACATTCGACGACGCGGCGACGACTGGCACGACTACCGCTACTACACGCTGTACGAGGCCTTCGAGATCGTCGCGGCGGCGTTCGACGAGACCGAGCGCTACGAGGCGTTCGCCGCGATCCACGACGAGATGCTGGCGACGATCGAGGAGACGCTGCCGCCGACCGCGGACCGGCCGACGGTCGGACTGCTGTCGGTCAACTCCGACTTCGAGGCGGGCTCGTTCTTCGCCTATCCCGTCCAGGCGGGGAACAACCACAAACAGTACCGCGACCTCGGGATGCGCGGCGCCTTCGACGACCACATCGAGGGGAGCTACGCGGAGTGGGACTACGAGCAATTACTCGAAGTCGACCCCGACGCGATCGTGTTCCAGTACGGCTTCACCCACGTCTCGGCCGAGGCGTTCGAGGCCCGCCTCGATGCCATGCGCGACGATCCGATCGGCAGTCAGTTGCAGGCGGTCCAGACCGATCGGCTCTACCGTGGCGGGGGCTCCTACCAGGGACCGATCGTCAATCTCTTCCAGACGGAGGCGGCGGCGCGACAGTTCTATCCCGACGCGTTCGGCGAGTGGAACGGGATCGAGACGCTTCGCGAGGACGACCTCACGGTCTTCGATCGAACGCGAGTTGCGGACAGCATCAACGGAGACGGCTGA